The DNA region ATGCTGGCGCGACCCTATGCGCAGATGCTGTCGAACGTATTGGAGTCGCTGGTACGCCGCACCGATCTCTACAACCCGCAGACCGGCGATGTGGTTCATCCGCTACTGGTCGAGCGGGAAGAGAAGAATGTTCTCGTCGTGGTCGTCGCCGGCGACAAGGGATTTGCCGGTGCCTTCAACTCGAACATCGTCAAGGCAGCGCAGGGCTTTATCGATGCTCGCCGCGCACTGGGGCAGACCGTCGATATCGAGCCGGTGGGGCGCAAAGCGCGCGATATGTTCCGCAAGCGCTATCCGGTGGCCAACTACGAGAAGAAGGAAGAGCACTACGACAACGATCTTGCGACCCACTTTGAGGTGATCCGGCATCGTGCGGCACCGATCGAGGTGACGGGCGACCATCCTACGATGCTGCTGAAGATCGAGATCGACGAAGTATCGGACATGGCCCACTCCATCATCGACCGCTATACGCGTTCGGAGATTGACTCGGTCTACGTGGTCTATAACGAGTTCAAGTCGGTCATCTCGCAGCGTGTCGTGGTCGAAAAGCTACTTCCGATTCGCAAGCTCGGCTCGCACGAGATTACTGTGGCCGAGGTCATGAGCGAAGAGCAGCGCGATGCGGCAGCTCATGCAGCGCGCACCGCGGGCATCACCATCACCGATCAAGGTGAGTCGGCGCTCGACGCCGAGGCAAAGAAGTTCGGCACTGCCGAGGTGGACTACATCTTCGACCAGGAGCCAGCACGGCTGTTCCGTCATCTGATGCCGCGCTATGTCACCACGCAGATCTTTCACGCGCTGTTGGAGTCGGTCGCGGCAGAACATGCCGCCCGCATGACGGCGATGGATTCAGCGACCAGCAACGCCGGAGATATGATCGACGCGCTCTCGCTCACGATGAACCGTGTGCGGCAGGCGGCGATTACGAAGGAAATTATTGAGATTGTGAGTGGCGCAGCCGCTCTGTAGACAACAGGCAATTTCTGTAACCAACAGGCAACTGCGGAAACGAAAGAGACTTATGGCAGACAACATTGGAAAAGTAATCTCGATCAGCGGCCCGGCCGTTGACGTTCAGTTCGAAGAGGCGCACATGCCGCCCATCTTCCAGGCGCTGCGCATCGTCAGCGAGGGCTTCGACGTTCCCACCCCGCTCGATGTCGTCGTCGAGGTACAGCAGCATCTCGGCGAAGGCCGCGTGCGCTGCATCGCGATGGTCGCCACCGAGGGCATGGTTCGCGGGATGAAGGCGATCGATACCGGCGCAGGCATCATGGTGCCGGTAGGCCGCGAGACGCTGGGCCGCGTGCTCAACGTGCTCGGGGAGCCAGTCGACGAGCTTGGCCCGGTCAACGCGAAGGTGCACATGCCCATCCATCGGCAGGCTCCCGCGTTCGACGAGCAGTCCACCAGCGAAGAGATGTTCGAGACCGGCATCAAGGTCATTGACCTCATCCAGCCCTTCCTTAAGGGCGGCAAAATCGGCCTCTTTGGCGGCGCTGGCGTCGGTAAGACAGTCATCATTCAGGAGCTCATCAACAACGTTGCGACCAAGCACGGCGGTTTCTCTGTATTCGCTGGCGTCGGAGAGCGTACGCGCGAGGGCAATGACCTCTGGATGGAGTTTCAGGAGTCCGGCGTTATTGACCTTAAAGACCTGCCCAAGAGCAAAGCAACGCTTGTCTATGGACAGATGACCGAGCCCCCAGGGGCGCGTCTCCGAGTGGCGCTCACCGGCCTCACCGTTGCGGAAAACTTCCGTGACGAAGAGGGTGCCGACACGCTGCTCTTCATCGACAATATCTTCCGCTTCACCCAAGCCGGTTCCGAGGTTTCCACGCTGCTTGGCCGTATGCCGTCCGCCGTAGGCTACCAGCCGAACCTCGCCACTGAGATGGGAGAACTGCAGGAGCGCATCACCTCGACCAAGAAGGGCTCGATCACGTCCGTTCAGGCCGTTTACGTACCTGCCGACGACTTGACCGACCCTGCGCCGGCGACGACGTTTGCCCACCTTGACGCAACTACGGTGCTCTCGCGTCCGCTGTCGGAGCTTGGTATTTATCCTGCTGTGGATCCTCTGGCCTCCACCTCGCGCATCCTCTCTCCGCGCATCGTCGGCCAGGAGCATTACGATGTCGCCCAGGGCGTCAAGAAGATCCTCCAGCGCTACAAGGACCTTCAGGACATCATCGCCATCCTTGGCATCGACGAGCTTTCGGAAGAGGACAAGATTACCGTCGCGCGGGCACGTAAAGTCCAGCGCTTCCTGTCGCAGCCCTTCCACGTGGCTGAGATCTTCACCGGTATTCCCGGTGCCTACGTCAAGGTCGAGGACACTATCCGAAGCTTCAAAGCGATCATCGAAGGCAAGCACGATGACATTCCGGAGCAGGCCTTCTATCTCAAGGGCGGAATCGAAGATGTGCTCGCCGCAGCAGAGAAGATGAAGCAGACGGCATAACCATGGCAGAGACAATCAGCAATACGGGGCAGTTAGCGGTCAGGCTGGTAACGCCGGACCGCGTCCTGCTGGACGCAACGGCAGATGCAGTCGAGCTGCCGTCCATGTCAGGCTATCTGGAGGCGCTTTACGGAGCGGCTCCGTTGCTTGCGGAACTCGGTGCAGGCGAGGTTCGGCTACACGGAGGCACCTCCGGTGATCAGAAGTTCTTCGTTGCGTGGGGATTTGTCGAGGTATTGCCGGAGCGTGTGACAATTCTGGCTGAGACTGCTCTTCATCCGGATGAGATCGATCGCAATGAAGCTCAGCAGGAGCTGGCTGAAGGCGAGAAGCTCTGGCAGGAAGCCGGTGACGACGGCGAGAAGTACGACGAAGCGAATGCCGTTACCCGCAAGGCCGAGGAGAAGCTGGCGTCAGCCGAGGGCAAGAGCCTTTAGCTTTCCGTCATTTCAATCGAAAAAGCCACCTCAAGACGAGGTGGCTTTTCTGTTTGTATTCTTTGGACGAAGGTCGCGTAAACAGCAGACCGATTAATCGAGGTTTCTCTCTTTCCTGAAAAATGCAATTTCAGGATGTTTTTTTCTTCGCTTTGGTGGGCGGCTCCGGGGCTTCCGGCGTGGCTTCCGCCTGCTGCCGCAGCGCGTGGATGACCACCCGCAGCATCTCCTCTTCGGGAGCCGGTTTGCCCGTCCAGATCTCGAACTGCCGCGCGCCTTGCTGCACAAACATCTCCACGCCAGTAATGATGGGAATACTCTGTTGCCGAGCCATTCGCAGCAGTGGCGTTTCGACCGGATTGTAGACAAGATCGAAGACCAGCTTGGTATTCAGATCTTTCGCTTCCAACATCTGCGCACCCTTCTGTCCGGCCATTCCAAGCGGGGTCGCATTGATAATCACGTCGAAAGAGGTCTTGGGCAATGCGTCTTTCTTGATGGTTTTGGAGCCGGACTGACGTGCCAGTTTCTGTGCCGTCTCCGGAGTGCGATTGAGGATAAACACGTCGGCACCCTTGTCCCGAACGCCGAAGACAGCAGCGCGGGCAGCGCCGCCCGCTCCCACAACCAGCACTTTGGCACCTCGGAGAGACAGCCGTTTTTCAAGCGGCCCGGTAATGCCGGCAACATCTGTGTTGAAGCCGTAAAGCTTGCCATCCGGCGCTCGTAGAACGGTATTGCAGGCGCCGATTTTCGTGGAAAGCGGATCGGTCTTCGCCAGGTGGGCCATGATCTCCTCCTTCAGCGGCATGGTCACGCTGATGCCCTGAATGGGGATCTCCTGCACAAGTTTGAGCAGGTCCGTAAGTTTTTGCGTTTGCAGAGCGAGATAGACGGCATTTACCGTTTCGCGGCGAAAAGCCGCATTCATCATGGCGGGAGAGAGCGAGCTGCCAATCGGATTGCCGGCCACTCCGTAGACCTTGGTGGCTGCATCTACCTGCTCGATGCGGTAGGTGTCGATGAGGGTGCGCGCGGCGATCTGGCCGGGACCAGTCTCTTCGCCAATCGTCGCGGCGGCAAAGGTAAAGGCGCTGCCAGCCCGGACACCAAGCACGCGGGAGATGATTCCAGCATCTCCCATGCAGATGCCGATGATGTTCGAGTGATCCTCCATGCGCTCGATGAAGCGCATGAGGGTCACATTGTCGTTGAGGGTCTTGGCAGTAGGAACGATCTTGTAGAAATCGGGATGGAACGGCTCAATGCGGTGATAGATGCCTTCAAGATCCTTGGTAGCGGAAAAATCGTGATGGCTGACAATGATTGCAATGCCTGTGTCGCGCAACTTCTGAAATTCGCCCTTCTTGAGGGCTTCTGCCGATTCTAGTTCGAGATCGACGATATGGAAGCCGCTTTCGGCTGCCTTCATGAGGATTTCGAGTTCGGCGGCGAGTGCGCCAGGGAACTTCCCTCCATTGGCTGCGCGTCGACAGGTTGCGATGCCAGTAGCGGCGGTATTTTCAGTGAAGAAATGCTTGAATTTAGGGAGAGCAGCAAGTGGCTTTTCGAGATAGTCGAGACGAAACTCGATAAAAGGGGTCTCTTTTACGACAGCGCTGGCTTTTTCAAGCATTTCGGCGGGCGTGGAGCCGGTTATAGCTACGCAGACTTTGCCGATACGGGAGCGGAGAAATTGGGGGGGTACGGTGGGCACATTCACTCTCATGTCTACAATCGCGGTATATTACAGTGCGATGGGTCAGGATGCAACTTTTGTTGAAAGAAAAGGGAGTTATCCGCGGTATGTTGCTGGTGCTTTGGACGCTGCGGGCAAAAGAAAGGTTATCACATGGCTGTTGGGAATAAAGAGGTAAGGATTGTGCAGGTTCAAGGGTGGAATTCCTATGAGTGGCTGCGGCATGGTTTTAGCAGGCGGGAGGGTGGCGTTTCCACGGTTTATGGCGGAAGCTCACTGAATCTTGGGTGGACGAAGGAAGATGATCCGACATTTATTGCAGAGAATAGACATCGTTTTTATGGTGCTTCTCAGGGCGATTCGAGGGGGAGAGATCAGTTTGAAGTGGTGACTTTGAAGCAGGTTCATTCAGTGGTGGTCCGGCCAATCCGTAAAGAGGATGGAGTATGGGAAGGGAAGTTGCAGACGACCGACGGAAGAGCCGTAATGGAGGGCGATGGGGCGGTGACCGACCTGCCGGGGGTGATGCTGGGGGTGCAGACGGCGGATTGCGTTCCGGTGCTGGTGGCGGATCTAAGCAAGCGAGTGGTAGGCGCGTTCCATGCGGGGTGGAGGGGTACCGTGGCACGGATCGTAGAGCGGGGAATTGAGACCATGCGGCTGGAATACGGATCGCGCCCAGAGGACCTGGTGGCAGCGGTGGGACCGTCGATTGGATCTTGCTGCTACGCGGTAGGGGAGGAGGTACGGTCTGGGTTTGAGTCTGGGTTTAGTTATGCTCGGGAGTTATTCATGGTGATGGGTGAGGGGCAGATGCATCTCGACCTCTGGGAGGCAAACCGGCGCCAGTTAATGGATGCCGGGGTGTCAGCAGAACGGATTACGGTGGTTGGGGAGTGTACGGCGTGCGCAGTTTCCGATGGGGGGAGGAAGTACTTCTCGCATCGAGCGGAGCATGGATTTACCGGACGAATGATGAGCGTAATTGGAGTAGTTGGGTAACGGAGGCGTGGGCGAGCAGGTGGGAATGAAATGACAAGCTGCTGACAAAGGGATGACATTTGCGGGTTGGATGTGAGCTTACTCTCGGTGTGTGACGCTGGGGTTACCGGATTTCGGCACCCGATTGGCGCACGAGGAGAACTCCATGACCAGCCTTCATAAGTCACAGTAGGCCTACGCGTCAGCCATATTGGGCTTGGCGCTCGCCATCGCGTGCTTCGGACAGAATGCGACTGCACAGACCACACAGCACTATAAACAGACGAACCTGGTGTCGAACCAGGCGTCGCTGGCGCCGACGATGGATGGCGCCCTGGTCAATTCGTGGGGCTTGGCCCGCAGCTCGACGAGTCCGTGGTGGGTGGCCGACAACGGAACCGGATTGTCGACGCTTTATAACGGTACCGGGGTGAAGCAGGGGCTTGTCGTAACCATCCCTACCGGTGACAATACGCAGTCGCCGACGGGCACACCCATGGGCGTCGTTTTTAACGGGGACAGCACGGCCTTTCTTCTGGCTCCGGGAAAGGCGGCTGCCTTCCTGTTCGTTACCGAAGATGGGATGATCTCCGGATGGAATCCAGGGGTGAACCTGAGCCAGGCTGTGATCGAGGTGAACCACAAGAGTGCATCGGTCTATAAGGGCGTGACGATTGCAACGGCGCAGACCGAGAGCGGGCCACAGGCTTACCTGTATGCGGCGGATTTTCGCCAGGGCCGGGTCGAGGTGTTCGATTCAACGTTTAAAGCGGGTGCAACTGCAGAGTGACAGGGACGACGAGAACTGGGGCAGCTTCGACCATCAGAAGGGAGAGGGGGAGGATGCAGGCAGTTTCGACGATCCGCGTCTTCCCAAGGGATAGGTGCCATTCAATGTGCAAAACATCGGCGGCAATATCATCTACGTGACGTTTGCGAAGCAGGACAGCGCCAGTTCGGAAAGCGGGGCAATTCTGGCGTTCGATCAGGTGACCGGCAAGTACAAAGGGATGCTGACAGGGACGGACAACAATCCGATCAACATCGATGGCCTATGGGCAATTGGCTTTGGCAACGATGCGAGCGCGGGGACGGCTACAACGCTTTACTTCATAGCCGGGCCGGACAATGAGGCCAATGGGCTGTTGGGGACACTGACTGCCGTGGAGAATGTACAGGGCAACCACCAGTAAAGGATCTACCGATGATGCCCGGCGCTCTTTGCGAGTGCCGGGCATCTGTCTTTAGAGCGCAGGAGGACATTTTGTTTGGAATGAGATGAGCTGACGGCGCTAGGAGCAGGCAGGTGAGCTGAGGGTTTTCGGCCGGCGGACGGTGACGGTGTAATCAGGGGCCCGGGGTTGGTATACTTAAGGGCTGCCGCAGTTCCTGCGAACTTCGATTGCGGTTAGGTGTCTATGTAGTGTGGCAGGGCGTCGCGCTCGGTGCGTGGCCTTGCAGAAACGGTTGGGATGAGCAACATTCTTGAGACAATCGAATCCCCGGCGGATGTAAAAAAGCTGACCATCCCGCAACTGACGGAGTTGGCTGAGGAGATTCGGGAGCGCCTAATCGTCGGTGTCTCCAAGACGGGCGGCCATATCGGGCCGAACCTCGGCGTGGTCGAGCTGACGCTGGCAATGCACTATGTCTTCGATACCCCGAAAGATAGCTTTGTCTTCGATGTGAGCCATCAGGCCTACGTTCACAAGCTGCTGACGGGGCGAGAGAAGCTGTTTCACACCATCCGGCAGCCGGGTGGCCTCAACGGCTTTATGCTCCGTACGGAGAGCGAGCACGACAGCTATGGCGCGGGCCATGCCGGAACGGCTTTAAGCGCGGCGCTGGGGATGGCCGTGGCGCGCGACATGTCCGGCGGAAGCGAGCATGTAATTGCGCTGGCCGGGGACGCGGCGTTTACCAACGGGATCTCGTTTGAGGCGTTGAACAATATTGCCGCCCAGACTCGACGAATGATTATTGTGCTGAACGATAATGCCTGGTCGATCGACAAGAATGTGGGGGCCATCGCCGAATACTTCCACAAGATTGTGACTAACCCGACGGTATCGAGCCTGCACAATCGGGCAGCGGATTTGCTTGAAAAGTATGGCGGCAAGACGGCGCGGCACGTTGTTCGCAAGGCCGAGGAAGCCGCGAAGGGATTGATTGGACCGGGTATGTTGTTCGAAGAGTTCGGGCTGAGTTACTTCGGACCGCTCGACGGGCACAATCTGCCGCTTTTGATTGAAACCTTCAAATTTCTGAAGACGCAGAACCGGCCGGTAGTGCTGCATGCAATAACGCAGAAGGGTAGAGGATTTCAGCCAGCGCTGGAGAAACAGAAGAAGTTTCATGGATTGGGACCGTACGACGCCGAGACAGGTGAGACCAAGTCGGCGGGGCAGAAGACTTATTCTGAGATATTTGCCGAGTCGTTGACGAAGCTGGCGGATGGCAACGAAAAGGTAGTCGCGATTACGGCGGCGATGCCCAACGGTACGGCGCTCGATCTTTTCCGACCGCATCATCCGAAGCGGTACTTCGATGTGGGCATCGCAGAAGAGCACGCTGTGATCTTTGCCGCCGGAATGGCGACGAAGGGGTACAAGCCTTTTTGCGCGATCTACTCGACGTTTTTGCAGCGGGCTTTTGACCCGATTGTGCATGATGTCTGCCTGCAGAATTTACCGGTGGTCTTCTGCATGGATCGTGGCGGCCTGAGCGGAGACGATGGGCCGACGCACCATGGGCTATTCGATATCAGCTACCTGCGCAGTGTGCCGAACCTCATCCACATGGTTCCCAAGGACGAGGACGAGCTGGCGGACATGATGTACACGGCGATGCTGCACGATGGGCCGTCGGCGATTCGCTACCCGCGAGGGACGGGCCCGGGCGTAGCTGTCAAAGCGCAGCCGGTGGCGCTCGAGATTGGTAAGGCCGAGGTAATTCGAGATTCGGGTCATGCGGATGTAGCGATCTTGGGCCTGGGCGCGATGCTGCCGGAGGCGATGCGACTGGCTGAGATGCTGGAGCGTGAAGGCTTTGCTGCTGCGGTGATCAATCCGCGATTTGCCAAGCCAGTTGACCGAGAGTGCGTTGCTGAGTTTGGCGGACGCTGCGGCCTGTTAATTACGCTTGAGGACCATGTGCTGGCTGGTGGCTTCGGGTCTGCCGTGCTTGAGACACTGAATGGGCTTGAGGTTCAGATTCCGGTGGTGCGGGTGGGATGGCCGGATGAGTTTATCGAGCACGGCAGGGTTGAGGCTTTGCGGGCGAAGTATGGGCTGACTGCGGAGGCGGCGTTGGAGAAGGCAAGGCCGTATCTGAGCAGGATGATGGAGCAGATTCTGGCGAAGCACTCGTAGTTTTTTGCATAAGGAGCAAAGGGCCGCATATAGCGACCCTTTGCTCTTTATGCAAGAGAGTTGACTGCGAGCAGTTCGCGAGTGCGGCGATGCCTGTAGCCGAAGGTTCGGTGGAGTTGCCGGGCGATAAGTGCATTGGCGAGATTGCCTAATTTGCCGAGGGGGAGCCGGTATTGAACTTCGTCCTGCACCAGCGTGCCTGGGATGGGGTTGCCGGATTCGTCGCTGCGAGTTTCCGGGGTGAGGGTGTGGGTGTGATGCCAGTGCGCGAAAGGGCCGCGGAGTTGGGTGTCAGAAAAGTGATGATTCCATAAGAAGGAATCGATCTCAGCCACCCATCGAAGGCGGATAAATGAAAAGGGTATAGGCCGGAAACTTAAGGTGAGGCGGGTGCCCGCGCCGGCCGCAAGGACAGAGAAGACATTGTTGAGTGAGGAAGGTTTGAGCAGAGGGGGTGGAGAGACGATCGAGGCCTCTTCGATGCGAGCCTGCTGCCACGTCGGCATGAGGCGAGGAAGATTAGCGGGATTGGCAAAAAAGACGAAGACGAGTTCCGTGGGGACAGGGAGCCATTGTTGGGAGTGGAAGGTATGCATTTGCCGCCATGAGTTGTCGCTAATGTAGTGGATGCAAAAAACGAGGTGCCCGGTGAGGCACCTCAAGAGTTGCAGTTGGGCGAACCTGGCTTGTGATTAGCTGGGCATGAGAACTGTGTCGATGACGTGGATGACGCCGTTGGACTGGAAGACGTCTGCTGTCGTGACGGTCGCCATGCCACCCTTGGCGTCGGTGAGCATGATGTGGCCGCCCGACATGGTAGCGGTGAGGTCTTCACCTTGCACGGTCTTCAACATGGCTTTTCCGTGGCCCTTTTTGATCATCTTCATCAGATCTTTGGAGCTGACGCGACCGGGAACGACATGGTAGGTGAGGATCTTGGTGAGTTCCGCTTTGTTCTCTGGTTTGACCAGGTTGTCGACGGTGCCTGCGGGTAGTTTGTCGAAGGCCTCGTTGGTCGGTGCGAAGACGGTGAAGGGACCGGGGCCGCTCAGTGTGTCGACCAGGCCAGCAGCCTTGACAGCGGCGACAAGTGTGGTGTGGACCGGCGAGTTCATGGCGTTCTCGACGATGGTCTTGGTTGGATACATCGCTGCGCCGCCGACCATGGGATCCTTCATCTGGGCGTATGCGCTGAACGAGGTAATAGCCAGGGCTGCTGCAGCTATGGTGGCGAGAATGGTTTTCTTCATGGGTGTTGTCCTTTGTCGTTTCGATTTCTTGAGCTCGTCCCTGCAGGGCACTCATTAGCATCTACGCGGGCTTGTAGGAAGTGGATTGCACCCGTATCCATCGGATGCGCGGGAAAATGAGATGCGGAGGGGCTGATTGAAGGGACAGCAATCTCATTGTGTGTTTGTTGATACAGCGAAAGAGAAGTGAAAGGGAGGGCTACGTTGACAATTGCGGCGTGCCACCGTCAACTTGAAATTAGATGGCAACGCAGAGCGAGTCCCAGCGCGGGCAGCGAACGGTAGTGCAGACGCAGGGACAACCGCGTCGCGGAGGACGCAAGCACCATGATCGCGGACTACTGCTGATTGGGTTGTTCAAGCTGGGCAAGTCGATCCTGTTCTTCTGCATCGGGATGGGCGCAATTCATATGCTGCATAAGGATCTTGGCGACGTCGTGATGCGGGTGGCCATGGCACTGAAGTTCGATCCCGAGAGCCGCTTCGTTGCGCTCGTGCTGAATAAAGTTGATCTCATTGACGTACATAAACTTAAGATGATCAGCCTGGGTACGTTTGCCTATTCGATGGTGGCGCTGACGGAAGGCGTGGGGTTGGTGCTAGAGAAAGTTTGGGCCGAATATCTGACCTTGATCCTGACAATCTCGTTTTTGCCTTGGGAACTGTATGAACTGGTGCGACGGCCAAGCTGGTTTCGCTTGAGTCTTCTGCTCATCAATCTGGCGGTGCTGGCATATCTGGTGTGGCTGCTGCGTCGAAAGAGGCTGGCGGTTCCAACCGAGGTTTAAGCGAATCTCTGGACTCTCTTTCGCTTTTAATTCGCCTAGCAGATGGATTTTGGGTCTGCAAGTAGTGTCCTTGGTATGAACCAGCCAAGTTAACACTATATGTAGGGGTTTTATTTCTAAAATATACAATTTGCCGAGTTTTCCACATTTCATTGTGGGAAATGCACTATTTTGCGCAATTTAGTGCTTTACAGCAGATGGTCACTGGGTAAGGATGGTGGAGCGGAGTGGTAGAAAGTGGACCAAAAGGGATGAACCTGAGCGCGATCTGAGGGATTTTACTCCGCTGGACTGATTCAAGAAGAGATTGAGCTGGGCCGGGTACCGAGGTTGATATGTTTCGCGGAAATCACCCAACACGCGTGGACGAGAAAGGCCGGCTAAAGCTGCCGGCTGAGTTCAAGCGCCGTGTGGATGAGCTGTATGGGCCGCAGTTCTATATCACCAGCAAAGACGGGAAGCGGGCTGAGATCTATCCGCTGAAGGAGTGGGAAAAGATCGAGGAGAAGCTGGCCGCGATCCCTTCCATGAACCCGGCGAAGAAGAAGTTTCTGGACGTGACGAACTATTACGGCCAGATGGCGGAGATCGACGCACAAGGCCGATTGCTTATTCCGCAGTTGCTGCGGGAGACGGCGAAAGTGACGGGCGATGTGGTTGTTTTCGGCGTGCAGACGTTCCTTGAAGTTGTAAACCACGATTCGTTCAAGGCTGAGCTTGAGGCGACGCCGATGACGGAAGCGGATCAAGTGGCTTTGTCAGAGTTTGGATTGTAGGCAGCAGATGGATGAGACTCCCCAGGGAGAGCGCGTGGTGCGAAAGATGCAGCATGTGCCGGTTCTTTTAGATGAAGCTTTGAAGTATTTGAATGTGCAGCCGGGCGGCGTTTATGTAGACGCAACGCTGGGGCTGGCTGGGCACTCTTCAGCAATTGCGAAGAGGCTGGGCGCGAAGGGCAGGTTGATCTGTTTT from Edaphobacter paludis includes:
- a CDS encoding fasciclin domain-containing protein; this encodes MKKTILATIAAAALAITSFSAYAQMKDPMVGGAAMYPTKTIVENAMNSPVHTTLVAAVKAAGLVDTLSGPGPFTVFAPTNEAFDKLPAGTVDNLVKPENKAELTKILTYHVVPGRVSSKDLMKMIKKGHGKAMLKTVQGEDLTATMSGGHIMLTDAKGGMATVTTADVFQSNGVIHVIDTVLMPS
- the atpC gene encoding ATP synthase F1 subunit epsilon; amino-acid sequence: MAETISNTGQLAVRLVTPDRVLLDATADAVELPSMSGYLEALYGAAPLLAELGAGEVRLHGGTSGDQKFFVAWGFVEVLPERVTILAETALHPDEIDRNEAQQELAEGEKLWQEAGDDGEKYDEANAVTRKAEEKLASAEGKSL
- a CDS encoding TIGR03118 family protein, which encodes MALAIACFGQNATAQTTQHYKQTNLVSNQASLAPTMDGALVNSWGLARSSTSPWWVADNGTGLSTLYNGTGVKQGLVVTIPTGDNTQSPTGTPMGVVFNGDSTAFLLAPGKAAAFLFVTEDGMISGWNPGVNLSQAVIEVNHKSASVYKGVTIATAQTESGPQAYLYAADFRQGRVEVFDSTFKAGATAE
- the atpD gene encoding F0F1 ATP synthase subunit beta — its product is MADNIGKVISISGPAVDVQFEEAHMPPIFQALRIVSEGFDVPTPLDVVVEVQQHLGEGRVRCIAMVATEGMVRGMKAIDTGAGIMVPVGRETLGRVLNVLGEPVDELGPVNAKVHMPIHRQAPAFDEQSTSEEMFETGIKVIDLIQPFLKGGKIGLFGGAGVGKTVIIQELINNVATKHGGFSVFAGVGERTREGNDLWMEFQESGVIDLKDLPKSKATLVYGQMTEPPGARLRVALTGLTVAENFRDEEGADTLLFIDNIFRFTQAGSEVSTLLGRMPSAVGYQPNLATEMGELQERITSTKKGSITSVQAVYVPADDLTDPAPATTFAHLDATTVLSRPLSELGIYPAVDPLASTSRILSPRIVGQEHYDVAQGVKKILQRYKDLQDIIAILGIDELSEEDKITVARARKVQRFLSQPFHVAEIFTGIPGAYVKVEDTIRSFKAIIEGKHDDIPEQAFYLKGGIEDVLAAAEKMKQTA
- a CDS encoding DUF2127 domain-containing protein, coding for MQTQGQPRRGGRKHHDRGLLLIGLFKLGKSILFFCIGMGAIHMLHKDLGDVVMRVAMALKFDPESRFVALVLNKVDLIDVHKLKMISLGTFAYSMVALTEGVGLVLEKVWAEYLTLILTISFLPWELYELVRRPSWFRLSLLLINLAVLAYLVWLLRRKRLAVPTEV
- a CDS encoding division/cell wall cluster transcriptional repressor MraZ, which gives rise to MFRGNHPTRVDEKGRLKLPAEFKRRVDELYGPQFYITSKDGKRAEIYPLKEWEKIEEKLAAIPSMNPAKKKFLDVTNYYGQMAEIDAQGRLLIPQLLRETAKVTGDVVVFGVQTFLEVVNHDSFKAELEATPMTEADQVALSEFGL
- the pgeF gene encoding peptidoglycan editing factor PgeF translates to MAVGNKEVRIVQVQGWNSYEWLRHGFSRREGGVSTVYGGSSLNLGWTKEDDPTFIAENRHRFYGASQGDSRGRDQFEVVTLKQVHSVVVRPIRKEDGVWEGKLQTTDGRAVMEGDGAVTDLPGVMLGVQTADCVPVLVADLSKRVVGAFHAGWRGTVARIVERGIETMRLEYGSRPEDLVAAVGPSIGSCCYAVGEEVRSGFESGFSYARELFMVMGEGQMHLDLWEANRRQLMDAGVSAERITVVGECTACAVSDGGRKYFSHRAEHGFTGRMMSVIGVVG
- the aroE gene encoding shikimate dehydrogenase, whose protein sequence is MPTVPPQFLRSRIGKVCVAITGSTPAEMLEKASAVVKETPFIEFRLDYLEKPLAALPKFKHFFTENTAATGIATCRRAANGGKFPGALAAELEILMKAAESGFHIVDLELESAEALKKGEFQKLRDTGIAIIVSHHDFSATKDLEGIYHRIEPFHPDFYKIVPTAKTLNDNVTLMRFIERMEDHSNIIGICMGDAGIISRVLGVRAGSAFTFAAATIGEETGPGQIAARTLIDTYRIEQVDAATKVYGVAGNPIGSSLSPAMMNAAFRRETVNAVYLALQTQKLTDLLKLVQEIPIQGISVTMPLKEEIMAHLAKTDPLSTKIGACNTVLRAPDGKLYGFNTDVAGITGPLEKRLSLRGAKVLVVGAGGAARAAVFGVRDKGADVFILNRTPETAQKLARQSGSKTIKKDALPKTSFDVIINATPLGMAGQKGAQMLEAKDLNTKLVFDLVYNPVETPLLRMARQQSIPIITGVEMFVQQGARQFEIWTGKPAPEEEMLRVVIHALRQQAEATPEAPEPPTKAKKKTS
- a CDS encoding FoF1 ATP synthase subunit gamma, with product MANVLDLRRRIRSVKNTRQITKAMKMVSAAKLRRAQERAMLARPYAQMLSNVLESLVRRTDLYNPQTGDVVHPLLVEREEKNVLVVVVAGDKGFAGAFNSNIVKAAQGFIDARRALGQTVDIEPVGRKARDMFRKRYPVANYEKKEEHYDNDLATHFEVIRHRAAPIEVTGDHPTMLLKIEIDEVSDMAHSIIDRYTRSEIDSVYVVYNEFKSVISQRVVVEKLLPIRKLGSHEITVAEVMSEEQRDAAAHAARTAGITITDQGESALDAEAKKFGTAEVDYIFDQEPARLFRHLMPRYVTTQIFHALLESVAAEHAARMTAMDSATSNAGDMIDALSLTMNRVRQAAITKEIIEIVSGAAAL
- the dxs gene encoding 1-deoxy-D-xylulose-5-phosphate synthase, whose product is MSNILETIESPADVKKLTIPQLTELAEEIRERLIVGVSKTGGHIGPNLGVVELTLAMHYVFDTPKDSFVFDVSHQAYVHKLLTGREKLFHTIRQPGGLNGFMLRTESEHDSYGAGHAGTALSAALGMAVARDMSGGSEHVIALAGDAAFTNGISFEALNNIAAQTRRMIIVLNDNAWSIDKNVGAIAEYFHKIVTNPTVSSLHNRAADLLEKYGGKTARHVVRKAEEAAKGLIGPGMLFEEFGLSYFGPLDGHNLPLLIETFKFLKTQNRPVVLHAITQKGRGFQPALEKQKKFHGLGPYDAETGETKSAGQKTYSEIFAESLTKLADGNEKVVAITAAMPNGTALDLFRPHHPKRYFDVGIAEEHAVIFAAGMATKGYKPFCAIYSTFLQRAFDPIVHDVCLQNLPVVFCMDRGGLSGDDGPTHHGLFDISYLRSVPNLIHMVPKDEDELADMMYTAMLHDGPSAIRYPRGTGPGVAVKAQPVALEIGKAEVIRDSGHADVAILGLGAMLPEAMRLAEMLEREGFAAAVINPRFAKPVDRECVAEFGGRCGLLITLEDHVLAGGFGSAVLETLNGLEVQIPVVRVGWPDEFIEHGRVEALRAKYGLTAEAALEKARPYLSRMMEQILAKHS
- a CDS encoding SRPBCC family protein, whose amino-acid sequence is MHTFHSQQWLPVPTELVFVFFANPANLPRLMPTWQQARIEEASIVSPPPLLKPSSLNNVFSVLAAGAGTRLTLSFRPIPFSFIRLRWVAEIDSFLWNHHFSDTQLRGPFAHWHHTHTLTPETRSDESGNPIPGTLVQDEVQYRLPLGKLGNLANALIARQLHRTFGYRHRRTRELLAVNSLA